CGCCGCGTCTGGAAATCATGAAGCCGTACGCCGCCACGAACAGGTACGGGATCAACGACGTGGCGCTGGTGAGGTTGAGCATCAGCGCGAACGCGTCGCGCGAGAAGTACGTGCTCATGACGAGCAACTGCACGACGATGTTGGTCAGCCACAGCGCGTTGGCCGGCACCTTGTTGGCGTTCTCTTTGGCGAAGATCGCTGGCATGTCATCGGTCTTCGCTGCGGTGAACAACACTTCGGCACAGATCAGCGACCAGGCCAGATAGGCGCCAAGCACGGAAACGATCAGACCCACGCTGACGAAGACCGCCCCCCAGTGACCCACCACCGATTCCAGCACCGCCGCCATCGAAGGTTGGCGCATGCCCGCGATGTCCGCGCGCTGCAGCGCGGCATAGGGAAGCATCGTCACAAGCACCATCAGCGCCGACACGCCGATGAAGCCAAAAATCGTGGCGCGGCCGACGTCCGCGCGCTCCTTCGCGTAACGCGAATACACGCTCGCCCCCTCGATGCCGATGAACACGAACACCGTGACCAGCATGGTCGCGCGCACCTGCTGGAAGAGATTCCCCTCCAGCCCGCCACCGTAGAAATTCGCGCTGAACACGTTCATCCTGAACGCAAAGATCATGATCACGATGAACACCAGAATCGGAACGATCTTGGCCACCGTTACGATACTGTTAATAAAGGCGGCCTGCTGCACGCCTTTCAGGATCATGAAGTGAAACAGCCAGATCCCGATCGAGGCGACCACGATCGCCACGAGCGTATTACCGTCGCCGAAGACCGGGAAGAACGCACCGAGCGTCGACTTGATCAGCACCCAGTAGGAGACATTGCCGATGCAGCTGCCGATCCAGTAGCCGAAGGCTGAGAGGAAGCCCGGGTAGTCGCCAAAGCCCGCCTTGGCATACGCAAACACACCGGCGTCCAGATCGGGCTTGCGCTCGGCAAGCGCTTGGAACACCCGCGCCAGCATGTACATGCCGGTACCCGCAATGAGCCACGCGACGAGCGCGCCCAACGGCCCGGTCGCATTCGCAAAAGTCCGAGGCAGAGAGAAAATCCCCGCGCCGACCATCCCGCCCACCACCATCGCCGTGAGTTGCATGCGCGACATTTTTTGCTCTGTGGAAGCCATGCGGACTCCTTTTTTGTTAGCTGGATCGGGAATGCAACACCGCTCGCCGGTTTATCCGGTATGTCGGGTTTTTCAGAAACGGCTCACGGCGATTGGACAGCAGGGTCGTTCGGCAGTGCGGTCAGGGTTCGCGTAGTCTGGGATTCGATGAAATGATGCCTGCCCCTCGTCTCAACTTTATAGTTCATATCTATGTTCACGCGAGGTATTTGTAGCGGGGTGATTAAATAGTCGCGTGGTCGACATTGCGCCGCAGCAAGTGTCTGCGCGCGCGAGCACGTCAACATGTGAAATACTCGTTCGAGCCATGGCGCGAACGGTTTGCCACTAACGCGGCTAAACGTCCTGATTGAGTAGCGTGGAGGATCGAACTACGAGAGGGAGTTGAGGCGGGGCCGCCTCGGGCATCGGCTGCCCTGACACGGGATGGCGTTTAGCGTGGGACTTTCAACGTCAACCTGGCTTCCAGCCCGCCGCCGGTCCGGTTGTTCAGTGACAGCGTCGCATCCATGGCAAGGGCGAGTTGCCGCGCAATGGCAAGGCCCAGCCCGGTGCCGCCAGTATGACGGTTACGCGACGCTTCGAGCCGGTAGAACGGCTCGAATACCGCTTCCAGCGATTCAGCCGGTATGCCCGGCCCTCGATCGAGCACCGAGATCGTCACCTGCCCGTCCTGCAATGCGCCCACCACAATCTCGGCCGCCCCTCCGTACTTCAGTGCGTTGTCGACCAGGTTGCCGAGTATGCGGCGCAACGCCTGGGGACGCGTCACCAGCGAACTGCCGATCCTGCCCTGCAGGGAAACCGGCTGGCCGGCATCGACGTAATCGAAGACGAGGCTGTCGAACAGCGCGTCGGGATCGATGCGACACGGCACTTCGGCAGCACCGTGCAGGGTCCTGGCATACGTCACGCCTTCCTTTACGAGGGATTCCATTTCCCGCAGGTCCTGCTGCAGCTTTGCGCTCTGCGCGCTGTCGTCCATGACGTCGACCCGCAGACGCATGCGGGTGATCGGTGTTTGCAGGTCGTGCGAGATCGCCGCCAGGATCTGCATGCGTTCGGTCATGTACATCGAGATGCGGTCCTGCATTGCGTTGAACGCTCGCGCCGCCAGCGCCACCTCGGACGGCCCGTCTTCCGGCAGGCGGGCCGCCTTCAGGTCAGGCCCCAGCGTATCGGCCGCCAGCGCCAGGTGGTGCAGCGGCCGGGTCGCCACCCGAACCGCCAGCCAGCAGCATATCGCCAGCACAGCCAGTTGCACCATCAGCACCAGTGGCAGCCAGCGCGAGAGCGGCGTGCCCGGCATGGGGCGCAGATCGATGGTCAACGGTGTGCCGTCGCTCAGTTTCAGATGAACCTGCAGGCGCTCCCGATCGCCAGGAATGGCGTTCACAGTCAACGGGTACTGGGTGCCGATGCCTTCGCCGATCGATTCGGCCACCCGGGCCGACAATCGCGCATCCGGCGGGTTGCCGGGGATCCCGGGCCCGAGAATGAAGTCGTAGCTGCGCCGCGCCAGCCGTGGCAGCCATTCGGCGCGCTCGACAGGCGGCAGATGATCGAGCAGTGCAACCGAACTGGCAACCTCGCGCTCGATGTAACCCATCATCACGTTGGTCATGGACTGGTCGCGTTCGGTCATGGTGAGCCAGAACGACAGCCCTTGCGCCAGCGCCAGGCTGACAAAGAGAATCAGGGCCAGCCGCGCGAACAGGGTGCGCGGCCAATGCAGCAACGACCGTGGGTTCATTGAGGGCCTTCGATCAGCGTCACCGCCGCGGAGAACACATAGCCTTCGCTGCGCAGCGTCTTGATGTAACGCGGTTCGCGCGCAACATCCTGCAGACGCTGGCGCAGCCGGCTGACCAGCAGGTCGATCGACCGGTCGAACGCATCGGCCTGCCGGCCTTGGGTCAGGTTGAGCAACTGCTCACGCGTCAACACACGTTGCGGATTGTCGAGGAACACGCGCAGCAGGCGGTACTCCGCGCCACTTAGCGCGACCATGGTGCCCTCGGCGTCGAGCAGGTGGCGCGCGGTCGTGTCGAGCCGCCAGTCGCCAAAGGCCAGCATCTGAGCCGTTTCCGTCACCTGCATCCCTGGCGGCAACATGCGGGCGCGGCGTAGCACGGAGCGAATACGCGCCAGCAGTTCCCGGACGGCGAACGGCTTGGGCAGGTAATCGTCTGCGCCCATTTCCAGGCCGA
The DNA window shown above is from Paraburkholderia sp. BL10I2N1 and carries:
- a CDS encoding basic amino acid/polyamine antiporter, translating into MASTEQKMSRMQLTAMVVGGMVGAGIFSLPRTFANATGPLGALVAWLIAGTGMYMLARVFQALAERKPDLDAGVFAYAKAGFGDYPGFLSAFGYWIGSCIGNVSYWVLIKSTLGAFFPVFGDGNTLVAIVVASIGIWLFHFMILKGVQQAAFINSIVTVAKIVPILVFIVIMIFAFRMNVFSANFYGGGLEGNLFQQVRATMLVTVFVFIGIEGASVYSRYAKERADVGRATIFGFIGVSALMVLVTMLPYAALQRADIAGMRQPSMAAVLESVVGHWGAVFVSVGLIVSVLGAYLAWSLICAEVLFTAAKTDDMPAIFAKENANKVPANALWLTNIVVQLLVMSTYFSRDAFALMLNLTSATSLIPYLFVAAYGFMISRRGETYEIRPEERRRDLIMATIAVIYTIFMIYAGGLKFILLSAVLYAPGTILYIWARREQNKTVFIASDWIIFFVTVIGAVVGIYGMATGLITL
- a CDS encoding HAMP domain-containing sensor histidine kinase; translation: MNPRSLLHWPRTLFARLALILFVSLALAQGLSFWLTMTERDQSMTNVMMGYIEREVASSVALLDHLPPVERAEWLPRLARRSYDFILGPGIPGNPPDARLSARVAESIGEGIGTQYPLTVNAIPGDRERLQVHLKLSDGTPLTIDLRPMPGTPLSRWLPLVLMVQLAVLAICCWLAVRVATRPLHHLALAADTLGPDLKAARLPEDGPSEVALAARAFNAMQDRISMYMTERMQILAAISHDLQTPITRMRLRVDVMDDSAQSAKLQQDLREMESLVKEGVTYARTLHGAAEVPCRIDPDALFDSLVFDYVDAGQPVSLQGRIGSSLVTRPQALRRILGNLVDNALKYGGAAEIVVGALQDGQVTISVLDRGPGIPAESLEAVFEPFYRLEASRNRHTGGTGLGLAIARQLALAMDATLSLNNRTGGGLEARLTLKVPR
- a CDS encoding response regulator; the protein is MENVDHVLIVDDDRGIRELLATYLEKNGMRVSLAANGREMRAALENGAPDLIVLDLMLPGEDGLVLCRELRAGKFRSVPVVMLTARNEEADRIVGLEMGADDYLPKPFAVRELLARIRSVLRRARMLPPGMQVTETAQMLAFGDWRLDTTARHLLDAEGTMVALSGAEYRLLRVFLDNPQRVLTREQLLNLTQGRQADAFDRSIDLLVSRLRQRLQDVAREPRYIKTLRSEGYVFSAAVTLIEGPQ